A genomic window from Motacilla alba alba isolate MOTALB_02 chromosome 2, Motacilla_alba_V1.0_pri, whole genome shotgun sequence includes:
- the NSUN2 gene encoding RNA cytosine C(5)-methyltransferase NSUN2, which produces MGRRARDRRRQQQQQRQERGSGGGGGGDQAGWAGGYPEIVKENELFERYYRELGIVPAGEWDAFMAALREPLPATLRITGYRSHAREILHCLKEKYFRELQDLEVDGQKVEMPQSLSWYPEELAWHTNLSRKILRKSPQLEKFHQFLVSETECGNISRQEAVSMIPPLLLNVSPHHKILDMCAAPGSKTAQLIEMLHADMNVPFPSGFVIANDVDNKRCYLLVHQAKRLNSPCIMVVNHDASSIPNLQIDVDGRKEILFYDRILCDVPCSGDGTMRKNIDVWKKWTTQNSLQLHGLQLRIATRGVEQLAEGGRMVYSTCSLNPIENEAVIASLLEKSQGALELADVSSELPGLKRMPGITKWKVMLKDGQWFEEWKDVPSNRQTQIRPTMFPVKDEEKLKAMNLERCLRILPHHQNTGGFFVAVLIKKSPMPWNKRQPKVHQKLPQRTGDTEVTAANSGNGSDCIIEESTLAENEESKKMQELQNLDTEQSKKEGVCGPPPSKKMKLFGFKEDPFVFLPEDDPLFLPIQKFYALDSSFPKMNLLTRTQEGKKRQLYMVSKELRNVLLNNSEKMKVINTGIKVWSRNSDGEQFGCAFRLAQEGIYTLYPFIHARIINVCIEDVKILLTQENPFLSKFSSETQKKVKDMAMGSIVLKYDPDPEKPHDLQCPIVLCGWQGKTSLRAFVPKNERLHYLRMMGVEVFKAKRKEEELEDKTEEEAQHRLVQTEERMDVEDKEHDLVTKMEAEIGEESSQSPVKSSAMEIENKIEDLDQSSKNSNTHVSQEGKGTDASNVKD; this is translated from the exons ATGGGCCGCAGGGCGCGGGACCgccggcggcagcagcagcagcagcggcaggagcggggcagcggcggcggcggcggcggggaccAGGCG GGCTGGGCCGGCGGCTACCCCGAGATCGTGAAGGAGAACGAGCTGTTCGAGCGGTACTACCGGGAGCTGGGCATCGTGCCCGCCGGAGAGTGGGACGCGTTCATGGCGGCGCTGCGGGAACCGCTGCCCGCCACGCTGCGCATCACCGGCTACCGCAG CCACGCCAGAGAGATTCTCCACTGCTTGAAGGAAAAGTACTTCCGAGAGCTGCAGGACCTGGAGGTGGATGGCCAAAAAGTCGAGATGCCGCAGTCGCTGAGCTG GTATCCTGAAGAGTTAGCCTGGCACACTAACTTGAGTAGAAAAATCTTACGCAAGTCCCCACAACTGGAAAAGTTTCACCAGTTTCTGGTTAGCGAGACAGAATGT ggAAACATCAGTCGCCAGGAGGCTGTTAGTATGatcccacctctgctgcttAATGTTAGCCCTCATCATAAG ATTCTAGATatgtgtgctgctcctggatctAAGACTGCACAGCTCATTGAAATGTTGCATGCAGACATGAATGTTCCTTTTCCCA GTGGTTTTGTAATTGCCAATGATGTTGACAACAAGCGCTGCTATTTGCTGGTTCATCAGGCTAAGAGATTAAACAGTCCATGCATCATGGTGGTAAATCATGATGCCTCCAGCATTCCTAACCTTCAAATAGATGTTGATGGAAGAAAAGAGATCCTCTTCTATGACAGGATTTTATGTGATGTCCCCTGCAG CGGAGATGGAACCATGAGGAAGAACATTGATGTGTGGAAGAAGTGGACAACACAAAACAGTTTGCAGCTCCATGG ATTGCAGTTGAGAATTGCAACCCGTGGTGTTGAACAGCTGGCAGAAGGCGGGAGAATGGTGTATTCCACGTGTTCCTTGAATCCCATCGAAAATGAAGCTGTGATCGCATCTCTGCTGGAAAAGAGTCAAG GTGCCTTAGAACTTGCTGATGTCTCTTCTGAGTTACCAGGTTTGAAGAGGATGCCAGGAATTACCAAATGGAAG GTGATGCTGAAAGATGGACAGTGGTTTGAAGAGTGGAAAGATGTGCCTTCAAATAGACAAACACAAATACGTCCTACTATGTTTCCAGTGAAAGATGAAGAGAAGCTAAAGGCAATGAATCTGGAGCGCTG tcTTAGGATATTGCCACATCACCAGAACACAGGTGGCTTCTTTGTGGCTGTCTTAATAAAAAAGTCCCCAATGCCATGGAATAAACGTCAGCCTAAG GTTCATCAGAAATTACCACAAAGAACAGGAGATACTGAAGTGACAGCAGCTAATTCAGGTAATGGTTCTGACTGTATTATTGAAGAATCAACACTTGCTGAAAATGAAGAGTCTAAGAAAATGCAAGAATTGCAGAATTTGGACACTGAGCAGAGTAAAAAGGAAGGAGTATGCGG aCCACCACCATctaaaaaaatgaagttgtttggttttaaagAAGACCCCTTTGTGTTTCTCCCTGAAGATGATCCATTGTTCCTTCCTATCCA GAAGTTTTATGCATTGGACTCATCATTTCCCAAGATGAATTTACTGACTCGAactcaagaaggaaaaaagaggcagCTGTACATGGTTTCTAAGGAGCTAAGGAATGTGCTTCTGAACAACAGTGAGAAGATGAAG GTTATCAACACAGGGATAAAAGTCTGGTCTCGCAACAGTGATGGTGAACAGTTTGGATGTGCATTCAGATTAGCACAAGAG GGCATTTATACTCTGTACCCATTCATTCATGCAAGGATTATAAATGTCTGCATAGAAGATGTCAAAATTCTGCTAACCCAGGAAAATCCATTCTTAAGTAAATTTAGCAGTGAAACACAGAAGAAAGTCAAAGATATGG CAATGGGAAGTATAGTTCTGAAGTATGACCCAGACCCTGA AAAACCTCATGATCTTCAGTGTCCAATAGTGCTGTGTGGTTGGCAAGGGAAGACATCACTGCGTGCCTTTGTGCCCAAGAATGAGAGACTTCATTACCTGAGGATGATGGGAGTTGAAGTGTTtaaagcaaagaggaaagaggaggaactGGAAGACAAAACTGAGGAAGAAGCTCAACACAGACTGGTGCAAACAGAGGAAAGAATGGATGTGGAAGATAAAGAGCATGATTTAGTCAcaaaaatggaagcagaaataGGTGAAGAGTCTTCCCAGAGTCCTGTCAAAAGCAGTGCtatggaaatagaaaataaaattgaggaTTTAGATCAATCTAGTAAAAATTCCAACACTCATGTAAGCCAGGAAGGCAAAGGCACGGATGCGAGTAATGTGAAAGATTAG